One segment of Pan paniscus chromosome 20, NHGRI_mPanPan1-v2.0_pri, whole genome shotgun sequence DNA contains the following:
- the LOC117977026 gene encoding free fatty acid receptor 3-like, protein MLRKTGRLTPPGRHPETRGVGVVTSCPFRGDAAGQRPLGPPLPTPCYSLSPVATTMNTCPDQSYFSGNHWFVFSVYLLTFLVGLPLNLLALVVFVGKLRRRPVAVDVLLLNLTASDLLLLLFLPFRMVEAANGMRWPLPFILCPLSGFIFFTTIYLIALFLAAVSIERFLSVAHPLWYKTRPRLGQAGLVSVACWLLASAHCSVVYVIEFSGDISHSQGTNGTCYLEFRKDQLAILLPVRLEMAVVLFVVPLIITSYCYSRLVWILGRGGSHRRQRRVAGLVAATLLNFLVCFGPYNVSHVVGYICGESPAWRIYVTLLSTLNSCVDPFVYYFSSSGFQADFHELLRRLCGLWGQWQQEGSVELKEQKGGEEQRADRPAERKTSEHSQGCGTGGQVACAES, encoded by the coding sequence ATGCTCAGGAAGACAGGCAGGCTGACCCCGCCTGGAAGGCACCCAGAGACAAGAGGGGTGGGCGTAGTGACCTCGTGCCCTTTTAGGGGAGATGCTGCTGGCCAGAGGCCGTTAGGGCCCCCACTACCAACTCCATGTTACTCTCTCTCACCAGTGGCCACCACCATGAATACATGCCCCGACCAGTCCTACTTCTCCGGCAATCACTGGTTCGTCTTCTCGGTGTACCTTCTCACTTTCCTGGTGGGGCTCCCCCTCAACCTGCTGGCCCTGGTGGTCTTCGTGGGCAAGCTGCGGCGCCGCCCGGTGGCCGTGGACGTGCTCCTGCTCAACCTGACCGCCTCGGACCTGCTCCTGCTGCTGTTCCTGCCTTTCCGCATGGTGGAGGCAGCCAATGGCATGCGCTGGCCCCTGCCCTTCATCCTCTGCCCACTCTCTGGATTCAtcttcttcaccaccatctatctcaTCGCCCTCTTCCTGGCAGCTGTGAGCATTGAACGCTTCCTGAGTGTGGCCCACCCACTGTGGTACAAGACCCGGccgaggctggggcaggcaggtcTGGTGAGTGTGGCCTGCTGGCTGTtggcctctgctcactgcagcgtGGTCTACGTCATAGAATTCTCAGGGGACATCTCCCACAGCCAGGGCACCAATGGGACCTGCTACCTGGAGTTCCGGAAGGACCAGCTAGCCATCCTCCTGCCCGTGCGGCTGGAGATGGCTGTGGTCCTCTTTGTGGTCCCGCTGATCATCACCAGCTACTGCTACAGCCGCCTGGTGTGGATCCTTGGCAGAGGGGGCAGCCACCGCCGGCAGAGGAGGGTGGCGGGGCTGGTGGCGGCCACGCTGCTCAACTTCCTTGTCTGCTTTGGGCCCTATAACGTGTCCCATGTCGTGGGCTATATCTGCGGTGAAAGCCCGGCGTGGAGGATCTACGTGACGCTTCTCAGCACCCTGAACTCCTGTGTCGACCCCTTTGTCTACTACTTCTCCTCCTCCGGGTTCCAAGCCGACTTTCATGAGCTGCTGAGGAGGCTGTGTGGGCTCTGGGGCCAGTGGCAGCAGGAGGGTAGCGTGGAGCTGAAGGagcagaagggaggggaggagcagaGAGCGGACCGACCAGCTGAAAGAAAGACCAGTGAACACTCACAGGGCTGTGGAACTGGTGGCCAGGTGGCCTGTGCTGAAAGCTAG
- the FFAR1 gene encoding free fatty acid receptor 1, with protein sequence MDLPPQLSFGLYVAAFALGFPLNVLAIRGATAHARLRLTPSLVYALNLGCSDLLLTVSLPLKAVEALASGAWPLPASLCPVFAVAHFFPLYAGGGFLAALSAGRYLGAAFPLGYQAFRRPCYSWGVCAAIWALVLCHLGLVFGLEAPGGWLDHSNTSLGINTPVNGSPVCLEAWDPASAGPARFSLSLLLFFLPLAITAFCYVGCLRALAHSGLTHRRKLRAAWVAGGALLTLLLCVGPYNASNVASFLYPNLGGSWRKLGLITGAWSVVLNPLVTGYLGRGPGLKTVCAARTQGGKSQK encoded by the coding sequence ATGGACCTGCCCCCGCAGCTCTCCTTCGGCCTCTATGTGGCCGCCTTTGCGCTGGGCTTCCCGCTCAACGTCCTGGCCATCCGAGGCGCGACGGCCCACGCCCGGCTCCGTCTCACCCCTAGCCTGGTCTACGCCCTGAACCTGGGCTGCTCCGACCTGCTGCTGACAGTCTCCCTGCCCCTGAAGGCGGTGGAGGCGCTAGCCTCTGGGGCCTGGCCTCTGCCGGCCTCGCTGTGCCCCGTCTTCGCGGTGGCCCACTTCTTCCCACTCTATGCCGGCGGGGGCTTCCTGGCCGCCCTGAGTGCAGGCCGCTACCTGGGAGCAGCCTTCCCCTTGGGCTACCAAGCCTTCCGGAGGCCGTGCTATTCCTGGGGGGTGTGCGCGGCCATCTGGGCCCTCGTCCTGTGTCACCTGGGTCTGGTCTTTGGGTTGGAGGCTCCAGGAGGCTGGCTGGACCACAGCAACACCTCCCTGGGCATCAACACACCGGTCAACGGCTCTCCGGTCTGCCTGGAGGCCTGGGACCCGGCCTCTGCCGGCCCGGCCCGCTTcagcctctctctcctgctcttttTTCTGCCCTTGGCCATCACAGCCTTCTGCTACGTGGGCTGCCTCCGGGCACTGGCCCACTCCGGCCTGACGCACAGGCGGAAGCTGAGGGCCGCCTGGGTGGCCGGCGGGGCCCTCCTCACGCTGCTGCTCTGCGTAGGACCCTACAACGCCTCCAACGTGGCCAGCTTCCTGTACCCCAATCTGGGAGGCTCCTGGCGGAAGCTGGGGCTCATCACGGGTGCCTGGAGTGTGGTGCTTAATCCGCTGGTGACCGGTTACTTGGGAAGGGGTCCTGGCCTGAAGACAGTGTGTGCGGCAAGAACGCAAGGGGGCAAGTCCCAGAAGTAA
- the FFAR3 gene encoding free fatty acid receptor 3, protein MDTGPDQSYFSGNHWFVFSVYLLTFLVGLPLNLLALVVFVGKLRRRPVAVDVLLLNLTASDLLLLLFLPFRMVEAANGLHWPLPFILCPLSGFIFFTTIYLTALFLAAVSIERFLSVAHPLWYKTRPRLGQAGLVSVACWLLASAHCSVVYVIEFSGDISHSQGTNGTCYLEFRKDQLAILLPVRLEMAVVLFVVPLIITSYCYSRLVWILGRGGSHRRQRRVAGLVAATLLNFLVCFGPYNVSHVVGYICGESPAWRIYVTLLSTLNSCVDPFVYYFSSSGFQADFHELLRSLCGLWGQWQQEGSVELKEQKGGEEQRADRPAERKTSEHSQGCGTGGQVACAES, encoded by the coding sequence ATGGATACAGGCCCCGACCAGTCCTACTTCTCCGGCAATCACTGGTTCGTCTTCTCGGTGTACCTTCTCACTTTCCTGGTGGGGCTCCCCCTCAACCTGCTGGCCCTGGTGGTCTTCGTGGGCAAGCTGCGGCGCCGCCCGGTGGCCGTGGACGTGCTCCTGCTCAACCTGACCGCCTCGGACCTGCTCCTGCTGCTGTTCCTGCCTTTCCGCATGGTGGAGGCAGCCAATGGCTTGCACTGGCCCCTGCCCTTCATCCTCTGCCCACTCTCCGGATTCAtcttcttcaccaccatctatctcaCCGCCCTCTTCCTGGCAGCTGTGAGCATTGAGCGTTTCCTGAGTGTGGCCCACCCACTGTGGTACAAGACCCGGccgaggctggggcaggcaggtcTGGTGAGTGTGGCCTGCTGGCTGTtggcctctgctcactgcagcgtGGTCTACGTCATAGAATTCTCAGGGGACATCTCCCACAGCCAGGGCACCAATGGGACCTGCTACCTGGAGTTCCGGAAGGACCAGCTAGCCATCCTCCTGCCCGTGCGGCTGGAGATGGCTGTGGTCCTCTTTGTGGTCCCGCTGATCATCACCAGCTACTGCTACAGCCGCCTGGTGTGGATCCTCGGCAGAGGGGGCAGCCACCGCCGGCAGAGGAGGGTGGCGGGGCTGGTGGCGGCCACGCTGCTCAACTTCCTTGTCTGCTTTGGGCCCTACAATGTGTCCCATGTCGTGGGCTATATCTGCGGTGAAAGCCCGGCGTGGAGGATCTACGTGACGCTTCTCAGCACCCTGAACTCCTGTGTCGACCCCTTTGTCTACTACTTCTCCTCCTCCGGGTTCCAAGCCGACTTTCATGAGCTGCTGAGGAGTCTGTGTGGGCTCTGGGGCCAGTGGCAGCAGGAGGGCAGCGTGGAGCTGAAGGagcagaagggaggggaggagcagaGAGCGGACCGACCAGCTGAAAGAAAGACCAGTGAACACTCACAGGGCTGTGGAACTGGTGGCCAGGTGGCCTGTGCTGAAAGCTAG